CGGGACGGTGGGTGTGCCGTACCCGTGATTTCACGGGTACCGCCGCAGCAGTGACGGCGGCAGGCTTCTGGCGGGCGGAAAAACCCGCTCGGAAAGCCCCCGAAAGGACAGCCCGTCATGATCAAGTCGTCCCGCAGCCGCCGCCTTCTCGCCATGAGCGCCGTCGCCACGATGGGTGGGCTCGGCGCCATCACCGTCACCGCCCCGCAGGCCGAAGCCGTCACGTGCAAGGCGTACACCACCATCTCCGTGCGCGGCACCAACGACGGAACCCGCACCTCCTCGGGCACCCAGTTGCCCACCGCCGTCGCGGCCTTCAAGGCGCAGAAGGGTTCGACGAACGTCGTCAGCACCTACGTGAACTACCAGGCCTCCTTCAACTACGCCGCTTCGATGGCCGATGGACGGGCTGCGCTCAAGGCGACCTTCAACTCCTACGCCAACGCGTGCCCGCGCACCAAGATCGCGCTGTTCGGCTACTCCCAGGGCGCCCACATCGTCGGCGATGTGGTGGTGGGGATGTCGAGCACCCAGCGGGCCCGCCTGCAGGGCATCGGCCTCATCGGCGACCCGATGATGAACCCGACCTTCGCCAGCAGCAAGACCGCCGACCGCAGCCACGGCGGCATGTGGGGACGTCGCGCGTCCTGGCCGTCCGGTGTGT
This genomic stretch from Calidifontibacter indicus harbors:
- a CDS encoding cutinase family protein translates to MIKSSRSRRLLAMSAVATMGGLGAITVTAPQAEAVTCKAYTTISVRGTNDGTRTSSGTQLPTAVAAFKAQKGSTNVVSTYVNYQASFNYAASMADGRAALKATFNSYANACPRTKIALFGYSQGAHIVGDVVVGMSSTQRARLQGIGLIGDPMMNPTFASSKTADRSHGGMWGRRASWPSGVYVYNVCNRGDRVCASLNWVDSMAFLRNGSRNAPHLKYTTSTYSPLSSSGAWNIGYHVARRA